The genomic segment CATTTAATGTTTCAGTTCATGTATATTAGAGTTTCTGTCGATTTTTGTTGTCATTTGAATGTTTTAGCATTATAAATTGTTATAACTGTCTTTCGTTGTGGTGGAGGCGTGTGGGTTTGGCTCAGCGacaggggaggggtggagcaCGGGCTAGGCATTGTATAATTATGTCTCTCGTACTTGTGCAGTAGTACACTTGGGCCAGGTGTGTGGAGTGAGCATGGACGGGCAGTTGGTGTGGTCGTGTTAGCAGGTGAGTGAACGTGACGTTGTTTGGAAAGACAATTTTACTGTGAAAGCAAACACAAGTAATAAAGGAAGAAAGCACCATAAAAGAACCATCTGTACGTGTCTCAGGGAACCCACAATGGCAGTGACATGCTGCATCATAAATTGCTGTCAGTAGTTTGTACTTCAAACTGCATTTTCAAAGCAGCTTTTTCTCACCACAGGCAAGTCAGTCTCATCCATACCACATAAAACATGGAATAACAAGACTGCGGACTATTGGAGATTCATCAAGATATCTAATGTTCTCTGTTGTGCTGATGACACAGTTACATCTGTCTagaacaggggtgggcaatctcagtccacgagggccggtgtccctgcaggttttagatctcaccttgggtcaacacacctgaatcacatgattagttcgttaccaggcctctggagaactgcaggacatgttgaggagctaatttagccatttaaatcagctttgttggttcgaggacacatctaaaacctacagggacaccggccctcgtggactgagattgcccacccctggtctagaatGTGTTAGTCAGGCTATACTGACAggtacagttctgcagtgctatgtacatatggacagtattaacataggggaaaaagatatatatatataaaatgtacaatatacAAGCCGTATTtttaagaaagaagaagaaggaaaaaaaagtagtatgtaataaatagtgttatgtatatacagttgagTTATCTACTAAGTGCCAGCGTACAACAACAGGCGCAATgcagtgtgtgtgcatataaaCACAGGATACCATACAAGAACTTTATAGTGCCCTAAAAGGGGTCATTAACCATTTACACTCCACTATAAAGGATGTATTTGTGAACTCTGGAAGTTAACCCTAGAATTTTGTTGGAGGATATAAAagaatgtatttttttcacttttgtgattttttttctccatttagtATTTTTATGTTGCCAATCAAACAGCCATCTATGGCTGCACCATGAAGACGATGTCTTTTCTATCAGTGTCTCTGTTCTGGGTTTGCTCTGTGTCTTTTTTCCCAAATTGTTTCTTGTTGGTAGTGATAATGTCAGTGTAACGTAATTAACTGGGAGAGCCTGTTTGTGCATAGCCCAATTTGATCTACACCAGTGAGAGCAGGTACAGTGCCTCTGTGTTTCGCAACAGGAACCTCTACTCTCtaagcaaaagaaaacagagggaAGGGAACAAATACACCACAGAATTTAAAATTTCATTAAATAACTGTCTAAAGCCCTAACACTGAAAAAATTTTATAAATGCCTCATTTATTTACTGCAGAGTGGaatttaaataacatttaaatattgtGGTTGATGTTCTGGCAACACAACGGTGCTAGACAAAACAACCATCTGAGACTGCGGATGACAAGATTAGACTAAATGTAAAACTAAAACAGCTCTAACACATGGCCCATTCATACACCAGGCTCCTTCTGATAGCAGCAGATGATAACATGAAAACAAGTGTGAGCATGAAATGATTCAGAGAGACATACATCATAGTACATTGAGCTACTACAGTAATATTATCATCATGTAGAATTTAACAGATGGCGGGAATGTGTTTTACCCTCTTAACACACATTCAATTTTCTCAgccttgttatttatttttccatcatattttacagcatttatgaataaatgtatcaaataaatgtaacaaataaacaCCAAACATTTTAAATCGGCTGCTAATCTGATTAAAACGAGTatatttcagctgttttcagagacATTAATGAAGTGTACCTTACACTGTGGCTCCAGCAGACTGATGAGGACGCCTTTCTCACGGATCGTCAGGAGGTCACTTATAACCTGACTTCCAGTAATCAGGGACAAGGCCATCACAGAAACTCCTGTTTTCCTCGCCTTACCTGAACAGTCTTAATCTCGCCTTTCCTCCCGTTCCAGATGCGTCCAGTGGACCTGTCCTGAACACACCGCTTCCTGATCCTAACCATAGTTTGAATGGTAACGTTTCCATTACAGCATCTCATCATGCAAATTTATGGACGCTTTGTATCCACTCAGTTTTGAGTAACCAAATGATCGAGGGTGCATACTCAAAGGTCACTTGTACAATCGTCAGTGAAACAAAAGTGTACTTATTAATCATATGTAGGATGAAgtgtaaataaagttgtttttaaggaaaacagTTCCCTGTTCTGGTTGGGATACAACGTTTTAAGACAAACACACTACTAAATACCTACATTCATATATTTGCTTAAGTTCTGTACCcaaggaaattattttactttCCCTGAATATTTACATTTCCATGTTGCTTTAAATCCATGAACGTTCCAGTGGAAAATATTGACTCATTTTCTCCCACTGCATGAGATCAGGGTTTCACATAGAAATCCCAATAGAAGGCTTTAAAATCTGACATTGTTAAAGACTCAGTTACAAAGTAAATAAAGTAGTTAGTATAATTATAAGCACATCTTCTCTCATGGTTTTGTATACATGACACATCCAAGTTTGATTGCCACACTTGAATTAGAGAgcttgtgttttggttttgcaCACTTTAGAGTGAAAAAGTGAACAACATTTATCTTGACGCCAAGTACAACAGGAAACACTAACGGCTTGGTAAAGGAAGACATTTCAAGCACGACCAAGATTAATAATGAGCAAGAACCATGTTAACACCTTCATATCGCAAGGTTTATTAGTCCCTTGACAGCACAGTGACATAACCACGTAAAGAGTAGTGACTTGTAAAGAGGAATTACTAGTTGTATGTTATCTTGCCTAACTATCTTTTATGGCTTCCATATATCGTCTTTCATTGGTTACAGCGAGGAAAATCAGTTCCTAATGCTTATACAAAGTCTCTGAGCTTAatactttttcttgttttactcACAATCAGAATAAATTGAAAGTTTCCAAGTATCTTCGAGATCTGTATAAAATGAGCTGCCATGTAAAATGTGACAGGACACCAAtgtaaaagataaaaaacaacattttatttcactttaagtagtaagagttaaaaataaatgggATTCTTTAAAGTGAGTGCAGGAACACAAAGAACGAGTAAAATACAACAATTGATATGTGGATGGAAAATGTTGCTACTCTGGTTTTAATGCTACTTTTCTTCCGTGATCATGTTACCATGTTCTTCAGAAAACAATACTTCTCTCTGACTGTTACACACTCCTGATCCATCTCCATCCCCTCTGTCAGCTTCCTCTACGCCGTCAGCTCCCGGAGGAACGGGCCTCTTGCGTCTCTTCAGCAGAGGGTTGTTGGATGTATCCAAGTCTTTGATCTTCACCTGGTCGTAGTCGACGCGCATCGTGGCCAGGGCACTGGTCATTTCCTCCTGTTGGAAGACACAGTTTGTGCTTTAAATCTGAGCTAATGCTctactgccatcttgtggccagATTCTGAAGTAAATACAATTCTCACCTTTACATCTTCCCATAGTTCCTTGTCCTCTGTCAAAACCTGAGAGGTGTACAAAGGTGTTTGAGGGACCACCATGGATTgctgttaaataaaaacattcacaTCAGCGTGTGCACTGGGAGAAAACACAGAGGTGAATGGGCACAGGTGTTAACTCACACTAATCCAAGGATGGTTCATGAACTGTCCAATCGTCATCCTCTCGCTGGGGTCTGTCTTCAGTAACTGAATGATGAGCTGTTTGGCTGCAGGTAACATTAAGAAACACAGTCAAGCAATCCAACAGGGCAACGTGCATGTGCAATAGAGATATTTTTATGGGTTTATCTCAGATGTTATGTTGCAAAAGCTCCAAAGCTCTGAGAAGTGTTATGTTCTCAATTCTTCAGTGATTGGAATCGAAAACTAatgcaaaagaacaacaacaaaaaaatcctcTTCACTCAAGAGAACAAAAAGATACACACAGACAACACCATGGGAAGTTTAAACATACAGAGATCTAGTGTGGCAAACCATGAGGTTCCTATTACTGTCAGCGGAAAGTTTACGCAGGTCATTTCCACTCTCTCTGTTAAGCACATGATTATGTTGTTAGAGGGTGCAAGGATTAAAGTGAGGCTGAACGCTGAAGCGCCGTGGCACAGTAATTTACACTGTGTGGACCAATAGCATATTCATTTAGAGCCTCTCtctacttgcattttatttcacAGCAGTGCAAGTATTGTTTAGTTATTCTGTTAGTCTGACCTTCCTCAGAAACGTCTGCCCACTCTGGGTTCGGAAACTCATATTGGCCCAACCTGATCCTCTGTTTCATGCCTGGAGAGATGGCCTGGCTTGTGTTTGAGTAGAATGGAGGAAACCCACAGAGTCtagaaaagagaagagaagagaagagaagagaagaagagaagagaagagaagagaagagaagacagCTTTACACTTTCTTAATTTTGCACTATGCAGAATTGATTTTTAGTCATTAGTATTGCTAATTAGAGAGGCACAAGATACTCACAGGATGTACATGATTACACCCAAAGACCACATGTCACATGATTTGTCGTATTTCTCTGGCCCAAGCACTTCTGGCGCTGAAAGGGCAAACAGTTACAACACGATAATGTGTGCAGAGTCACAAAAACCATGTCAATCATATGCAGACACACATGGAGacagtaataaataaaataaaacacattttgactCTAATACTGCCAAATACGCAGTGCACCTGAAACTCCTGCTATCACATTTCACTGGACACTCACCAACATAATACGGAGTGTAACACGGAGTTTGCAGGGAGTTGTGCAGCGTCATCTCCTTAGCAAAGCCAAAGTCAGTCAGCTTTAGAGTAGCGTTGCTCTCTTTAGTTGTGTAGAGCAAGTTTTCAGGCTGTGGAGAGAATAACAAACAAGGAAAAACTCTTTAATCCGACTGCGTTTtataaaatcttttcttttcttttcttttctttcttttattaacTGTGTAAATAACTTCCAGGGCACAGCGTACTGCTGCATctcactgatacacacacagtggTCTTTTTCAATGCATCAACTTTACACTAAAGTTTTAATGTAATGTTGCATATTTTAACCACACTTGCGGtcttcagcagcttctgaaaGAACAGCGGTACAGTACCTTTACATCTCTGTGAGCAATGTCCATGTGGTGGAGGTATTCTATGGCCATGCCAATGTCATGCATGATCTCCGACACCTCTGATTGGAGGATATGAGAGACATGGTAGCACAGATTGCAATGCAGAAACCATTAAATGAAATTGTTAAAGGTGAACTCTAACCCACCTCTCTCTGTGAAAGCCTGGTCCCCTCTGGCCTGAATGCGACTGAACAGTTCCCCTCCCTCCATGCTGAGACAAGATTAACATAGAGATCAGAACTGGGGCAGTGAGGGTACTCTTGGCAAATGACCACAGCTGTCCGCTGCAATCACGGTTTTATAACAAAGCAAGTCATTGTGCCCGACTATTAACTGCTCAGACGGGTGCAGTCTGAGCAGGTTTTTATTTGACCACCATTTCTTAGACTTGTGTGCattcaattattattattagttatttatatttatttattttattacattagTCTGAGGCAATGGAGGGAAACAGTGTACACAAACTGGTGTACCCTTTGAATGACAATAAAatagctattctattctattctattctattctattctattctcaaATCTTATGAATTGTGTGCTGATTATTGATTGATTGGATCTGATTATCACTATGTTTTTCCTCTGTTCTTCTTTTGTTGCGTCCactttgagttttagtttaacTGTTTTCACAAGTTAAAATTTAACACGAAGCAAAATAACAACATAAATAACACAAATGctcacattttttaattttggctGTTTGTACGAATAATCACACTCAAACCACCTCTTCAGTGAAGTTATAATGAGTTTTCAAAATTCTGGAGTGTTTAAAACACCATTGATTAATCAGTGAAATGAGAAAATTATTAGTTACAATATTTACTTTGAAAAGTCTGTTGGTTAAATCAGATTCACAAACTGTTCTCCAATATCTGTAAAAGCCATTTTTAAGCAACGGCTTTTGCTTAAAGGCgccaaaaaacagtgtgatgcTGTTCATTCTCACCATTCCATAACAATGAGGAGACATTTCTTCCCATGGTGTATGTTCTCATAGAGGCTGAGTATCCGTACGATGTGGGGACCTCCGGACGCTCGCCAGTGCAGCTCGACCTCCCGTCGGGCTTTGGGAGTGTCGTAGAGAATCTGTtgaatgtgacaaaatgttttaaacattATAATGAAATGCTTCAAAATGCAAATCAGTGTTCAAGGCAGGCAAAATTAAAGGCATTAAATTACTGCTGTTTGCTGAGCAGTTATTCCAGAAGGAGCAATAAAAGTCAGGATTTTAAAGCCGCACTCAGCACACATGCTGTATCTTTAAAGGTACACcactgcaagagagagagagaggggctgAGGAGGGTATCCTGTTTTTCCATTACATGTACACGCCAGACCAAATCCCAACAGCTGTGACAATGCAAGCTGAGTGCTGAAGGAGGAAGATATCACATCAACATACATCGCCACTCACACAATACCACTTATTTCATCACCTCCAAAGAAAAGACGTGGAGGAACTGGAGTGATTGCCCTTCCTGCCTAATTCCATAAGGCTTTCCTGCAATCCCATAGCCAGCTGTTTATTTAATTAACACCAGTTCCTTGGGAGTTGCATCAGGAATGACATCCGACGTGAAAacctgccaaatcaaacatgaggAGCAACCCAATCTGGCGACAGCCTTGTGAAtaagagagcagctgaaagtagctttagAGTTGCATTTCTCCCAACACATAAGCTTTTGTGGGCTCAACATTTCTGCGTGGATGAGGGAAAAAtgcgggattttttttttttcctttttatatgTCAGAGACACGGGTACAAAGTTTTAACAGAGAAGCTCTTTGTCCACATAACAACATCACAACACAGTAAAAACTGTGCAGCAGCATCCCAGACAGCATACAACAGCGTGTGAGACACAACTACTGTCTGGGTAGTTCAAAAAGCAAATCTGCTTCAGGTTACTCCTCCATCCATCCCTGGTTCATGTGTATCATATGATATATCATTCAAAGAAATTTGAAGTTTCCATTAAATCCTGAAGATAAAACGACATTAGGATGTTTGCACAGATTTCCAGTCACCATTACACGGTGCAGACCACAGCAACTGTGGGGAGATGAATAATTGATGGCTGTTCTCTTTCTTTCCAGcgacaacaacaaaataaagcgGCAGACACAGTGACAAACCTTGAGCGCACATTTCTCTCCTGTTTTCTTGCAGTAACACTCCAGTACTTTGCCATTGATTCCCAGGCCAAGGACCTGAGATGTTATTTTGTAGTCATCGGTCACCGCGTTTCTCCTGAACTCCAGTTTGAAGTAAGCAGGTGGCTGGAGGTCAGTCAGGCCGCTGCCCAAGTTGGAGTCGCTGTTGGTCGCTGTCCCGTGCTGCGCGGTAATAGGATTTACCGACTGCTCCTCCTGGTAATGATCCATTTTTTCTCTAAAAGCCGACGGTGGCgcagaaaagaaaatgtcaccaGGCTCTGCCGCATAAAATACCCAGTGTCATCTTAGCTCATCCACATATATCCAGACGACTTTCTTGCTTACTTACAACACGTCACGATCCATTCTTTTTAtggctgaagaaaaaaaatgaggcaacctaaaattaaaaaaaaaaaaaaatcctcgaTGTGCAGAAAAGGGAGGGGAATGCGCACCGTTATACTGTCACGGACTTTAAAGGAGTTCAGAAATTGGCTGGGTAAATATGTAGacgttaaaaaaaacacaacaagtgggggaaaaaatctcGGCAAAAAATCTGGTACCTTTGCCTGGTCCTCATCACTGTTATCTGCCTCTTCCTGCAAGGCACACCAACCTCTCCAATTCCCTTACGTCAGCGCGACGAGGCTCAAATTCATGGACCATTCACAGTTTTCTTAAAGGAACAATCCCGCGTTAAGACGCAGGATCTCAGCAGACAGAGCAAAAGACCAGAAATGACTGTAGTAAGTACGCGACCATTCGCCCTCGAGAGTGTAACAAAACGGAACTCGGATCCTCAAAAATGAAATGTGATCCAATTAGAAAGAAGTTGGCTCCCTTtgagttttatatatatacatatacaaagCTATGAGCAGTGCAAAGTGAAGAAATGTTCAGGGCAGAATCCaacttgtgttttttatgtgctaTCAACTGTGACCAACTTGGCCTTGGCTCAAACATCAGTCGTTTAACTCTTACTGCGGAGAACTGCAGCTTTTCTTACTTTACATCCTGTATGGCATATGAAATATAGGACTTGACATTTTAATTACTTGATATTAATAGCAGGTTCAGTACACACAAATAACACAGGTTTTATAATGTATACAGGTTCGAAAATGCATTCAAAATATATGAAACACCGAAGCAACctgatagttttgtttttaaaattgccACTGTATATAGATTTATTACCTACTGCAGTACTGACAAACATTTTGCAGGCTTTCTGCATACCACCCTTTGTGGTATGGATGCCAATAGTCTGTTATGTAAAATTTGAACAGATGGATAAGTTTTGTGGCTGGTTTTTAACACAGCCTGGTGGTTTTGCCCTGCTGCTTAGCCCTGCAGGGCACGATCCAGCACATGCTCGTCCTGCACAGGAAAGGGCATGGTGACAAGCAACTGCCTGTTCTCCTCCATGGTGCGCTGGATGGTCTCGTAAGCATTTGAATTTCCAGACCAACAGCGACGAGCCACCtgcaacacacagaaacacacagatagCAGCCGGACAATTATCGTCTGCAGACCGTGAAGTGAGGCTGTAAGCTGCTTCACATTCAACTATCTCACCCCATTGGAGACATCCCAGTTGAGCATCAGACGGGCACGCTTTGCTGCCTCCTCTGAGCCGTCCAGCACCAAACCAAATCCTCCATTAATGACTTCACCCCTGTAAATGGGAGGCAGTTATAATCATCCTGATTTAAATTTGTATTAATACATAAATATTGCTTTGGCGAACTGTTGTAGTCAGACTTACCAGCCAACACCACCTCCATTGTGCAGGGCTACCCATGTGGCACCTCTGAATGCATCACCAACAAAGTTCTGAACTGCCATGTCTGCAACAGGTACACGCTGTGAACTGTGACTTGACTTTTTTATTACTGCTCAAGTATTTATGGATTATATGAATGTGGAAATACAAGAACGATGAGAATATGAAAAAAGGCTTTATGTCACCAAAGTTATACGTTTGTGGGCCAAGCCACAACTTTCAGCCACAACAGTTTTCATATCAGCAGTAGTCAAGGagattcagttttgttttttttaaagacacaatTCGGTTTCAGTACATGAAGCAAAGCGCAGAGCACTTTTCTTTGATACTGATTTCCTGCAGAGGCACTGAAACTCTCCAAACCAGTAATGGGCCATATGCTCTGTTATAAAGCTGCATCTGTCACCACAATGTGCTGCCTGGATGTgagctttaaaatattttaaagccTCCCATTCTTGTATTCAGAATGCCTTTGAGGAACTGACTTGTGTCATGGgacatttgtgtgtgtcaggTTGGGTGCAGGCAGGCCCCAATGCAGGACTCGGCAGACAGACTTTAACtaaaaaactcagctttatcaGCTGGCAAGTGGCAGGCCAATAAAACAGGCAGGGCAGAGCTGGAACAAACTACCTAAAATAACTAACACTGCTGGACTGATAGGAGAACACACAACACGAGGggaaatcacaacaacaaactaaagaaaactagcggcttaaatacacacatgaggtaATCAGGGGGATGGAACACACCAGGGAACACAAGTGAACAAAATCTGACTAATGAGActggggaagcaaaactgaatctAAAACACAGGAGACAGGGGACTCCaacaaaataaagaaggaaGTAATGCACGCTGAGACTTAATTAATTGATCCGGCCCACTTAAGATGACTTGAgctcaaagtgggctgtatgtggcccatgatgtaaaatgagttcaATGTATTAAACTTCAAATTTCAGTTGTATTCAGCTGTAGTGAGTGTACCACGTACCTGCGCAGAAGACAGAACCGTCATACACATTAGAAGTCTCTCTGAAGGGGCTGTCTGTGCCGCTAACGTCATGATGGTCTCTGCTAATAACCACTGGCGCCTGAACAAGAGTAACAACAAAGACACTACTGAGACTACACTCAAAACTGAACATCAAGCCTCATGATCACCTTAGCAGACAGTTTATCCTCTTACTGAAACGTTTCCATCAGCAACAGCCTGGTTGATCGCCAAAGCAATGGAGACTCTTCCTTTCTGGTCAGAGTAAAGGATTCTGGCTTGTGATCCTACAacctaaacaaacaaacgaacacAAAAAATACATGGAGCATATCAGAATTCttgttgtattattattaatttattaccTGTGTAATTTAAACTGAAATATCCAGTGGGTGGATCGTTTTAGTAGGGAGCTTACCATTTTATGTTTTCCAGCCTCTCTAATCCAGCGAATGTTGTCATTGTACTGCTGTTTCACTCGATCAGGTACATTGGCACTCATTTCCTCCAGGACAGTAGCGGCAATGTTGTCAGTTACAGCGAGATCTCGGGCGTTGCCAGATGTGCACACCCAGCGAAATGGCCCAAAGCCCATTGAGAAAATATCCCTGGGTAAAGGCATATGAAATGCGATCACAAATATTGCACACAAGCTTATTCACACATCTCTTTGAAGGGTCTAGTCACAGTCTAATATGGCATGCTTCACAACACATTTAAACTTAGTGAAGTTTAGTTCATTCAGAAGGTTTCTCACCCCATGATGTGCTGCACATAAGAAGGGTAACGGAACTCTGTTGCTCCTCCACCAACTTTTTGAACTTCTGCACCTGTAAATCAAAAGACAATATTCCTCGTTATTAGTCTATAATTAACTGCATGATAATGgagttctctgtgtgtgttaaatTACCTACCAGCTCTTTGGGCCTCCAGGAGGAAAGCATTACCGTAGTCCCAGAAGTGCATGCCTGCATCAGCTAGCTTGTtgatagcctttatttgtcttCGGAGGCTGTGATagcatttaaaacacatttcttcagCTTAATAGAGAGacatataaaataataacagaagAGCTTTGTTAAGCTCTGTGATTAATTTAACCTTTCTTGGACCACGTTGCGGAAACGGTCAGGGTCTGTAGACATGAGCTGGTTGGCctgttggaaactgagctggACTGGATAGTAACCACCATTATACGGGTTGTGAAGCGAGGTCTGGTCTGAACCCAGATCTACCAGGAGCTCGCCTGTCCTCTCAAACTCCAGCAGGATTCTCTCCCTGTTTAGAAAGAGCAGACTATGACTAAGACCTCAagagcacaacaacaacaaaaactggctccttcactgcagctgcagctgtagACCTGGGTTTTATAGTGTAAAGTTATCCTGTGTGACTCACCACAAGTCTACAACATTGCCATGGTATCCCAGACTTAGGGGAGTCTTGGCGCTCTTAGCCTCTCTGTAAGAAACAAAGTAGTAATTAGTAACTTTCACAGCTGAGAGATTTACCTGTGGCCTTTCCTGTGGAATCATTCTAACATTGGATCACCATGCTACTTGTATGTTTACGGGGTTTGTTGTAatgtatgaaacattttaccACCTCTAATCCACACAAGGTTAAAAGTATACATACAGGCGCAAACACTCCCACtgatatttggttaaatgttccTTCGTTGAACAAAGTCTCAACCAAGAGAACATGCTCGAGTGAATCCTGCAAGCTAGTACAGGCAGTCAGCTGGATATGCACTGTTTCATGCATAACCAGTCTCCTTACatcaaaaaccaaacacacctTCCCAACTTGAGTCTATCTCAGGGCCAACTTTTCAGTCTCTGCCCCTCATATGTTAGAGCTGCTGCTGCCCACCATCCACTTTGTAGGGGATATGTACTCATCATCCTACAGTTTCAGTATTAACATATTTAGGGATAACAACAAGCTCAGACTCTAACTGTCAAacctttaatatatttttctgatGCAATAAATCATTTCAAACAAGGTTCAGTCTGACTGAACCTTTGATAAAGACTTTTAATCTAATGTTTTCAGTTACCTTATGCATTTAATGCACTGATCCAAGCTGCTAGTGACCTCCATTAGCCAACCCTGTTCATGTCTCTTTCTCAGAGGAGCCTCATCCACCTAAACACAAATCAAATTCACACAGTCACATTGACTTTACACAGTACTTCCTCTGTTGTTGCTTAGTCATCAGAGTTAATGGGAAATGACTTGAAACCAGCTGACCTCTGCAATCACACCGACGCAGCCGGCAATGACGGCAGCTTTAGCCTGAGCGCCACTCATCCCTCCCAAGCCAGAGGTCACAAACACACGCCCCCTCAGATCACCAGAACCCAGGTACCTCCGGCCAGCATTCAGTACCGTCAGCTGCAAAAAAGGACCACTAATACAAATCCAAAACAGGCACTACAGCATGCATTACTACATTTTTCTGTGAGGGACTTTCAGACTGTGTTGTGTGCATCTGTTTGTAATTATTACAAACCATAGTTCCATGAACAATCCCTTGAGGCCCAATGTAACAGTAGCTGCCTGCCGTCATTTGACCGTACCTGAAAATGCACAGCAAAGAGCAAAGAGACCACACTTGGCATCGCCAGACAAAAAAAGCAAGTAGCTATAATGGATCTTGAGGACTTACATTGATACACCCATGGCAAACATCTTCTCATACTGATCTCTGGAGGAGTAATTTGGAATAACCTGAtggaagcaaaagaaaaacatgtgaaTGCGTCACTTATCTCTTCATATGACATTAGTGAGCCAAATGCCTGATGCGCCGTTACCATGCCATTGGTGATGATGGCGCGAGGTGAGGAAGGCAGACTGGGGAAAAGACCCATGGGGTGACCGCTGTACATAACCAGAGTTTGTTCCTCTGTCATCTCGCTCAGGTAATGCATCACGAGGCGGAACTGCACCCACACAAATGCAAAACTTAAAAGGTATACACTCTGATCAGAGACAGGCAAACGATCATGTTAACTCAGGCCA from the Oreochromis aureus strain Israel breed Guangdong linkage group 5, ZZ_aureus, whole genome shotgun sequence genome contains:
- the LOC116333887 gene encoding MAP kinase-activated protein kinase 2-like isoform X2 yields the protein MCAECGFKILTFIAPSGITAQQTAILYDTPKARREVELHWRASGGPHIVRILSLYENIHHGKKCLLIVMECMEGGELFSRIQARGDQAFTEREVSEIMHDIGMAIEYLHHMDIAHRDVKPENLLYTTKESNATLKLTDFGFAKEMTLHNSLQTPCYTPYYVAPEVLGPEKYDKSCDMWSLGVIMYILLCGFPPFYSNTSQAISPGMKQRIRLGQYEFPNPEWADVSEEAKQLIIQLLKTDPSERMTIGQFMNHPWISQSMVVPQTPLYTSQVLTEDKELWEDVKEEMTSALATMRVDYDQVKIKDLDTSNNPLLKRRKRPVPPGADGVEEADRGDGDGSGVCNSQREVLFSEEHGNMITEEK
- the LOC116333887 gene encoding MAP kinase-activated protein kinase 2-like isoform X1, whose protein sequence is MDRDVLEKMDHYQEEQSVNPITAQHGTATNSDSNLGSGLTDLQPPAYFKLEFRRNAVTDDYKITSQVLGLGINGKVLECYCKKTGEKCALKILYDTPKARREVELHWRASGGPHIVRILSLYENIHHGKKCLLIVMECMEGGELFSRIQARGDQAFTEREVSEIMHDIGMAIEYLHHMDIAHRDVKPENLLYTTKESNATLKLTDFGFAKEMTLHNSLQTPCYTPYYVAPEVLGPEKYDKSCDMWSLGVIMYILLCGFPPFYSNTSQAISPGMKQRIRLGQYEFPNPEWADVSEEAKQLIIQLLKTDPSERMTIGQFMNHPWISQSMVVPQTPLYTSQVLTEDKELWEDVKEEMTSALATMRVDYDQVKIKDLDTSNNPLLKRRKRPVPPGADGVEEADRGDGDGSGVCNSQREVLFSEEHGNMITEEK
- the uroc1 gene encoding urocanate hydratase, with product MSSLKEICSGLPLDPLPPNQGRDPNVPHAPIRTPNLTAEEERLALRNALRYFPPSHHATLASEFAQELRQYGHIYMYRFCPTLRMRAYPIDQYPCRTRQAAAMMLMIMNNLDPAVAQFPQELVTYGGNGQVFSNWAQFRLVMHYLSEMTEEQTLVMYSGHPMGLFPSLPSSPRAIITNGMVIPNYSSRDQYEKMFAMGVSMYGQMTAGSYCYIGPQGIVHGTMLTVLNAGRRYLGSGDLRGRVFVTSGLGGMSGAQAKAAVIAGCVGVIAEVDEAPLRKRHEQGWLMEVTSSLDQCIKCIREAKSAKTPLSLGYHGNVVDLWERILLEFERTGELLVDLGSDQTSLHNPYNGGYYPVQLSFQQANQLMSTDPDRFRNVVQESLRRQIKAINKLADAGMHFWDYGNAFLLEAQRAGAEVQKVGGGATEFRYPSYVQHIMGDIFSMGFGPFRWVCTSGNARDLAVTDNIAATVLEEMSANVPDRVKQQYNDNIRWIREAGKHKMVVGSQARILYSDQKGRVSIALAINQAVADGNVSAPVVISRDHHDVSGTDSPFRETSNVYDGSVFCADMAVQNFVGDAFRGATWVALHNGGGVGWGEVINGGFGLVLDGSEEAAKRARLMLNWDVSNGVARRCWSGNSNAYETIQRTMEENRQLLVTMPFPVQDEHVLDRALQG